The following are from one region of the Escherichia sp. E4742 genome:
- a CDS encoding adhesion domain-containing protein, producing MDGYKKLIKYITSLLLMLTVAMPAFAALKGGQWHNVPSTQAINGTVPVADNASIPVYQGSIRLDPAQSHNVEFTAMPNEFSIDSSAARLILNNPRDTEGDLFVSPTPMMYWQDQILPAVSLIWADAATPDTPLNPQPVSNRSFCSQNMAGRSLVAWPELSADQQVAPLLHLLTMTGVPNDGVVPLAYPKVTLNIAAAQSDLVTMTASHYDNTLKASKTTTANTITLTVTTKNCGGDMAANIPFTIKRGDAINRQNGVNNVAPVVLDSTELTTTVTEYRGVTNAEGVAKIQVTQPNGPGVKTPLTVSLPGISQTSSADVIFTVLTSPDVPEANMWGHMVDTFEAYGYTFSRPKLAAEASNENATVVDHNETWSTFTWEGADQHCAILPGMRQFGFLATAIRSSVQAELGWPVQGDYYWSSLAALENQHYAVDMTSNSEAPKSDSATFLVSCVDKAAPDVEPQITLTPDNYDSTLKAAKVMVGDSITTVVSITDNKNNNQPLAYYYFSLHLDNGQSRKGDTDAAWEASPVHIAGGSGFRQIDTHNYEGVTDTNGQATLTLTQPGGKGVKTRITGSLRTGFTNTDTKDVIFTTVTSPDSDKAHMWGHMRGFIVSGNIFKRPVLADETSHKLGSRHENNEDWALFDQNTSMQAECGLGHIPRQTALETLYSTYPGNQIGEEHGWPTVGQDYLSAAEKVDTHFSVNLGNGSVDSYPGFKPNYLSCSGNELVTRLLVDTDKDTAPDSLQAKAKVGDTIVMTVRTVNAINNAVVPYASFTITKGTSRNRQGSATGFTDATSGAIEMNDVLYGTSQPSMVFSGTTNAQGIATIRIEQPQGAGLDTSLVVAPESSRIIDSHVDYSVIFTVPTSPDVASAQMWGHMDETIKVDSLIFNRPKLMAEVSSPGASSDENNETWVRVSQANMANINAGGCGANMLPRRTQLSGLYSANSNNTINSEHGWPTGEEPYWSSTPVDKVPHYSALWLNNGLQINNNEAPVYVSCLATANPVASTITLDVVNSSQWNSTLNAAKLKKGETLQVKVTVKDASGNPMPDMPFTLKRGDGYTRTGEQHTAGSGDGIVAPVVVEGTSLNDSATLYTAMTGSDGSKNLNITRPDTHGTKTAITAALYSDSTINAAMDTIFTVVTSPDSAKAKMWGHMADTLSVNGITFKRPLLFAELNSGAGNGRKGPEEDNEIWALFNQTQAENISHNGCGVGALPTLENLQLLYSGNTNNAMKDVQGWPLLKNYYSSTPDNIGMNQRKYKTENLSNGTSSSVTETEQNYLTCQVTPVIQASQIILEPADQSQVVSIDGTSMLKTPKGERLAIRVTTKDAQGNPVGNTAFTITRPVSVNRQNAVSGDNQQRMLQVDDAWGHSGFYLDYSTTLYGVTGVDGSTTFSVGQNASIGLKTVLTATLDATGGSSNTLPLIYTVITSPDSSKANQWGHMPETFTSSAGITFKRPQLAAELMGISSTTINNESWGWMTKAERLDSSKSHCGEAWQPLVNELQGLYADHPGGDLATVFGLPVSAGMNWWAYDQVAESNKWYDQSVNLSAGGVTRETSTTAKNLLMCLTEPHAAPATIELTSSAQSDEMTAKNGDRRSAVAKKGEFIPLTVTVKDSAGNPVPYARFTLSRGNATSRSGTIMNASHDDLLLQEITPVAGSMSMTSNSSQWAGTTGTNGSVTFTVNQDTSWGLATPLTAQLVRNRAIKSELDVVFTVLTSPDTSKAAYWGHMPDTFTSSDGTEFLRPLLQAELSSTTNTSANAVNNEIWYTWTKYPNLYQSSNSPCDRMGMPTLEQFKTLYNDYVGSGGLTQALGLPVGSNSSWGSGNSIPTNDARSNNFQYINLNNGSTTATNAAKATAQMCLVKRANLNMTLSSSALDVNKSTAVAKKGEVIPLTVTVTDGSGNAAANVTVRLMRELSRGRSGDIVDSSASSNLALTPVSPVSSSIPLIYTSSGNTGQSIWYGVTGNDGKIEFELTQNNTLGSQTSIGAILADDYDKVSSLNTRFTVMTSPDTDKAQHWGHMPETVTTKDGVVFERLKLFDEVLPSTNLTSRSVNGENWPALFWSTKDSNTLAPCEMARQPTLSDLQSLFNSYDAGKLTENTGWPLDSYNWFTTEKATSTYKSISMNTGDISTSATRAYQACLVTPRVSVSSIILSSPSFDEGTQAAMVKKGDALPLIVTVKDSGGNPVPNVTFNLKRGDAAPRNAGAALYGDVAAMDDLTVQPPTGATVTLTDSGNLLQGTTGSDGTATFMIKQDNSPGYKTPLTVTLNDNINITATMDAIFTVITSPNVSSAHFWGHMADMVMVSGKSLHRPLLTTELPAGKSPVSSPVMNYENWATAHVADARQWDIEEQCGNLANAPTYNDLAVLHSGFSSLGWPSSPSFPYLSAGECGMDEGTGGQDCSISVMNKAGLATCFQ from the coding sequence ATGGACGGGTACAAGAAACTAATAAAGTACATCACGTCGCTACTACTCATGCTGACGGTGGCAATGCCGGCTTTTGCAGCATTAAAAGGGGGGCAATGGCATAACGTACCCTCAACACAAGCCATTAATGGCACTGTCCCTGTCGCTGATAACGCCAGTATACCTGTTTATCAGGGAAGTATCCGGCTGGACCCTGCTCAGAGCCATAACGTAGAATTTACTGCAATGCCGAATGAATTCAGTATTGATAGTTCAGCTGCCAGATTAATTCTTAATAATCCTCGTGATACCGAAGGCGATCTTTTTGTCTCACCGACACCGATGATGTACTGGCAGGATCAAATCTTACCTGCAGTTTCGCTGATATGGGCAGATGCAGCCACGCCCGATACTCCTCTCAATCCACAACCTGTTAGTAATCGTTCGTTTTGTTCGCAGAATATGGCGGGGCGCTCATTGGTGGCATGGCCGGAGTTAAGTGCAGATCAGCAGGTCGCACCGTTATTGCATCTATTGACGATGACCGGGGTGCCAAATGATGGTGTAGTACCGCTTGCCTATCCGAAAGTTACGCTGAATATAGCTGCTGCCCAGAGTGATCTGGTGACAATGACCGCCAGTCACTACGACAACACGTTAAAAGCATCGAAAACCACGACTGCAAATACCATTACGCTAACTGTCACAACTAAAAATTGTGGCGGGGATATGGCGGCGAATATTCCATTTACCATCAAGCGCGGCGATGCAATAAATCGGCAGAATGGAGTGAATAATGTAGCTCCAGTTGTACTGGATTCGACAGAGTTGACGACGACGGTCACAGAATATCGCGGTGTAACAAATGCAGAAGGCGTGGCGAAAATTCAGGTTACACAGCCTAATGGCCCTGGAGTGAAAACGCCACTGACGGTGAGTTTGCCAGGGATCTCTCAGACCAGTAGTGCCGACGTGATTTTTACTGTGCTGACCAGCCCGGATGTTCCCGAGGCAAATATGTGGGGGCATATGGTTGATACGTTTGAAGCGTATGGCTACACCTTTAGTCGCCCAAAACTGGCAGCAGAAGCTAGCAACGAGAATGCTACAGTCGTCGACCATAATGAAACCTGGTCAACCTTCACCTGGGAGGGGGCTGATCAACATTGTGCCATTTTACCCGGAATGCGGCAGTTTGGTTTTCTGGCAACGGCAATCCGCAGTTCAGTACAAGCGGAGCTGGGCTGGCCTGTGCAGGGTGATTATTACTGGTCATCCCTGGCGGCTCTTGAGAATCAGCATTACGCCGTTGATATGACGAGTAACAGTGAAGCACCGAAATCAGATAGTGCTACGTTCCTTGTGAGCTGTGTTGATAAAGCCGCTCCTGATGTCGAACCTCAGATTACCCTGACGCCAGATAACTATGATTCGACGCTGAAAGCCGCGAAAGTCATGGTGGGTGATAGCATCACTACCGTGGTATCGATAACGGATAATAAAAACAACAACCAACCCCTGGCGTACTACTACTTTTCCCTGCACCTCGATAATGGGCAAAGCCGTAAAGGGGATACGGATGCGGCATGGGAAGCCTCTCCGGTACACATTGCTGGTGGCTCAGGGTTTAGACAGATAGACACACATAACTATGAAGGTGTAACCGATACTAATGGTCAGGCGACGCTAACACTGACTCAACCGGGAGGAAAGGGGGTTAAAACCCGGATAACGGGGAGTTTGCGTACCGGTTTTACCAATACCGATACCAAAGATGTCATCTTTACAACGGTAACCAGCCCGGACAGCGATAAGGCTCACATGTGGGGGCATATGCGCGGTTTTATTGTGTCAGGCAACATCTTTAAGCGTCCGGTTCTGGCTGATGAAACGTCGCATAAACTGGGGTCAAGGCACGAAAACAATGAAGACTGGGCGCTATTTGACCAGAACACCAGTATGCAGGCGGAGTGTGGGCTCGGGCATATTCCCCGCCAAACTGCGCTGGAAACCTTATATTCCACTTATCCTGGCAATCAGATTGGAGAGGAGCATGGCTGGCCAACCGTCGGTCAGGATTACTTATCTGCCGCAGAGAAGGTTGATACTCACTTTTCAGTAAATCTGGGCAACGGAAGTGTTGATAGTTATCCAGGGTTTAAGCCGAACTATCTTAGTTGTTCTGGCAATGAGCTGGTCACTCGTCTTTTGGTTGATACTGATAAAGATACCGCGCCAGATTCACTGCAGGCAAAAGCAAAAGTTGGAGACACGATTGTCATGACGGTTCGAACCGTCAACGCCATCAACAATGCCGTTGTTCCGTATGCCAGTTTCACTATTACCAAAGGCACAAGCCGTAACAGACAAGGTAGTGCGACCGGTTTTACTGATGCTACAAGCGGGGCAATAGAGATGAATGATGTGCTCTATGGTACATCTCAGCCGTCAATGGTATTTAGTGGAACGACAAATGCGCAGGGGATAGCAACTATCAGGATTGAGCAGCCGCAAGGTGCGGGTCTGGATACATCATTGGTGGTTGCGCCTGAAAGCTCCAGAATTATTGATAGCCATGTTGATTACAGTGTCATTTTTACTGTACCCACGAGTCCGGATGTTGCATCAGCACAGATGTGGGGACACATGGATGAGACAATTAAAGTCGATTCGTTGATCTTCAATCGCCCTAAATTAATGGCAGAAGTTAGCAGTCCCGGTGCTTCTTCGGATGAAAATAACGAAACCTGGGTTCGTGTATCACAGGCCAATATGGCAAATATCAATGCCGGAGGCTGTGGTGCCAATATGTTACCGCGCAGGACTCAGCTTTCCGGGTTGTATTCGGCAAATAGTAATAACACGATCAACAGTGAGCATGGTTGGCCGACGGGAGAAGAGCCTTACTGGAGTAGTACCCCCGTCGATAAAGTGCCGCACTATTCTGCCCTTTGGTTAAATAATGGCTTGCAGATAAATAATAACGAAGCTCCTGTCTATGTAAGTTGCCTGGCGACAGCTAATCCCGTGGCCAGCACCATTACTCTCGACGTTGTTAACAGCAGCCAGTGGAACAGTACGCTGAATGCCGCAAAACTGAAGAAAGGCGAGACGTTACAGGTGAAAGTAACAGTAAAAGATGCTTCAGGTAACCCAATGCCTGATATGCCTTTTACTCTAAAACGTGGTGACGGATATACCCGTACAGGTGAACAACACACGGCAGGAAGTGGCGATGGGATCGTGGCTCCCGTCGTGGTTGAGGGTACGTCATTGAATGATTCTGCGACCCTCTATACCGCAATGACAGGAAGTGATGGCTCAAAAAATTTGAATATTACTCGTCCTGATACGCACGGAACAAAAACGGCGATTACTGCAGCACTTTATTCTGACTCAACGATCAATGCGGCGATGGATACTATTTTTACGGTGGTCACCAGCCCGGACAGCGCAAAAGCAAAAATGTGGGGACACATGGCAGATACGTTATCCGTTAACGGTATAACGTTTAAGCGCCCATTGCTGTTTGCCGAGTTAAACAGTGGTGCGGGTAATGGTCGAAAAGGCCCGGAAGAAGATAACGAAATATGGGCACTGTTTAATCAGACCCAGGCTGAAAACATCAGTCATAATGGCTGTGGGGTGGGGGCGCTGCCAACGCTGGAAAATCTTCAGTTGTTGTACAGCGGTAATACTAACAATGCTATGAAAGATGTGCAGGGCTGGCCGTTGCTGAAAAACTACTATTCTTCAACGCCTGATAATATTGGGATGAATCAGCGCAAGTATAAGACGGAAAATCTGAGCAATGGCACCAGTTCATCTGTGACTGAAACAGAACAGAATTATCTCACTTGTCAGGTAACACCCGTGATACAGGCCAGCCAGATTATTCTTGAACCAGCGGATCAATCGCAAGTCGTGTCTATTGACGGCACAAGTATGTTGAAAACCCCGAAAGGTGAAAGACTTGCTATTCGTGTAACGACGAAAGATGCACAAGGTAATCCTGTTGGCAACACTGCATTTACTATTACACGACCAGTGAGTGTGAACCGCCAGAATGCAGTATCTGGTGATAATCAGCAGAGAATGTTGCAGGTTGATGATGCATGGGGGCATTCGGGATTCTATCTTGATTACTCGACGACGCTGTATGGTGTGACTGGCGTTGATGGCAGCACGACCTTTAGTGTTGGGCAAAATGCATCAATTGGGCTTAAAACCGTACTTACGGCAACACTGGATGCGACAGGGGGCAGTTCGAATACATTACCGTTGATCTATACGGTAATCACCAGCCCGGATAGCAGCAAGGCCAATCAATGGGGCCATATGCCGGAGACCTTTACCAGCAGTGCGGGAATCACATTTAAACGTCCTCAACTTGCCGCAGAGTTAATGGGGATTTCTTCGACGACGATTAATAATGAGTCCTGGGGCTGGATGACAAAAGCGGAACGGCTGGACAGTTCGAAATCCCATTGCGGGGAAGCCTGGCAGCCATTGGTCAATGAACTTCAGGGATTGTATGCCGATCATCCTGGTGGTGATTTGGCAACCGTTTTTGGGCTTCCTGTTAGCGCGGGCATGAACTGGTGGGCGTATGATCAAGTTGCAGAATCTAACAAATGGTACGATCAGTCCGTTAATTTGAGTGCTGGTGGCGTAACCAGAGAAACCAGCACAACCGCGAAAAATTTATTGATGTGTCTGACAGAACCTCACGCAGCACCTGCAACGATAGAGCTAACGTCGTCTGCACAGAGTGATGAGATGACGGCTAAAAACGGTGATCGTCGTTCTGCGGTGGCTAAAAAAGGTGAATTTATACCGTTAACGGTGACGGTAAAAGACAGTGCTGGCAATCCAGTACCCTATGCCCGTTTTACACTTTCGCGCGGCAATGCGACAAGCCGAAGCGGTACAATAATGAATGCTTCCCATGATGATCTCCTGTTGCAGGAAATCACACCAGTGGCAGGTAGCATGTCAATGACGTCTAACTCAAGCCAATGGGCAGGGACAACAGGTACGAATGGTTCTGTAACGTTTACTGTCAATCAGGATACAAGCTGGGGGCTGGCAACCCCGCTTACAGCTCAACTGGTACGAAACCGCGCCATAAAATCAGAACTGGATGTTGTTTTTACCGTACTGACCAGTCCGGATACCAGCAAGGCAGCTTATTGGGGACATATGCCGGATACCTTTACCAGTTCCGATGGTACAGAATTCCTCCGTCCGTTATTGCAGGCTGAGCTTTCTTCTACCACCAATACGTCCGCGAATGCTGTCAATAATGAAATCTGGTATACGTGGACGAAATACCCGAATCTCTATCAATCGAGCAATAGTCCGTGTGACCGTATGGGGATGCCGACATTAGAACAATTTAAAACGTTGTATAACGATTATGTCGGAAGCGGTGGGTTAACGCAGGCATTAGGGCTTCCTGTTGGAAGCAATAGTTCGTGGGGGAGTGGTAATTCCATCCCAACGAATGATGCCAGAAGCAATAACTTCCAATATATAAATCTGAATAATGGGAGTACGACTGCGACAAATGCTGCCAAAGCAACGGCACAGATGTGTCTGGTTAAACGCGCTAACTTAAATATGACGTTGTCATCCAGCGCCCTGGATGTGAATAAATCGACAGCTGTCGCGAAAAAAGGCGAGGTGATACCTCTCACCGTGACCGTTACGGATGGGAGTGGGAATGCTGCGGCAAATGTCACGGTTCGGCTCATGCGTGAACTCTCAAGAGGACGGTCAGGCGATATTGTAGATTCATCAGCATCGAGTAATCTGGCGTTAACGCCTGTATCGCCAGTTTCTTCGTCAATACCATTAATTTATACGTCCTCTGGCAATACCGGGCAGTCCATATGGTATGGGGTCACGGGGAATGATGGGAAGATTGAATTTGAGTTAACTCAGAATAATACCCTGGGAAGCCAAACATCTATTGGGGCAATATTGGCAGATGATTATGACAAAGTTTCTTCTCTGAATACCCGGTTTACTGTAATGACCAGCCCGGATACAGATAAAGCTCAGCATTGGGGGCATATGCCGGAGACAGTTACCACAAAAGACGGTGTTGTATTCGAGCGGCTGAAACTGTTTGATGAAGTACTACCATCAACAAATCTGACATCAAGAAGCGTCAATGGCGAGAACTGGCCTGCACTGTTCTGGAGTACGAAAGATAGCAATACACTTGCTCCTTGCGAGATGGCAAGGCAGCCGACATTAAGCGACCTGCAATCTCTCTTTAATAGTTACGATGCAGGTAAATTAACTGAAAATACAGGATGGCCATTAGATTCGTATAACTGGTTTACGACGGAGAAGGCAACATCAACGTATAAATCCATCAGTATGAACACAGGCGATATATCGACATCGGCCACGCGAGCATATCAGGCTTGCCTGGTCACGCCGAGAGTATCTGTCTCCAGTATAATTCTGAGTTCACCCTCTTTTGATGAAGGAACACAGGCGGCGATGGTGAAGAAAGGTGATGCACTACCGCTGATTGTTACCGTGAAAGACAGCGGCGGGAATCCGGTGCCAAATGTGACCTTTAACCTGAAACGCGGTGATGCAGCACCGCGCAATGCCGGAGCGGCCTTATATGGCGATGTGGCGGCAATGGATGACCTGACTGTTCAGCCGCCAACCGGTGCTACGGTCACCTTGACCGATAGTGGTAATTTGCTTCAGGGAACCACTGGTTCCGACGGCACCGCGACGTTTATGATTAAACAGGATAATTCACCGGGCTATAAAACCCCACTGACGGTAACGCTGAACGATAATATCAACATCACTGCGACGATGGATGCTATTTTCACCGTTATCACCAGCCCGAACGTCTCCTCGGCTCATTTCTGGGGGCATATGGCAGATATGGTCATGGTGAGTGGTAAATCACTGCATCGGCCCTTGTTGACGACGGAGTTACCCGCCGGGAAAAGCCCTGTTTCTTCGCCGGTAATGAACTACGAAAATTGGGCTACTGCGCATGTGGCTGATGCACGACAATGGGATATTGAGGAGCAGTGCGGCAATTTAGCTAACGCGCCGACATATAACGATTTAGCAGTGCTTCATTCTGGTTTTAGTTCGCTGGGATGGCCTTCTTCGCCGAGTTTCCCGTATTTATCAGCCGGGGAATGTGGAATGGATGAAGGGACAGGGGGACAGGATTGTAGTATTTCTGTGATGAATAAAGCAGGCCTTGCCACCTGCTTCCAGTAA
- a CDS encoding SinI family autotransporter-associated protein, with protein sequence MQQGKSKGLTKVALALALAGYCAVPVAMADDQARNNLRAGQWQSVSESTGTIQGTVPWITRSSTEVAEADKAHVTITIDRNGRTATGDADKQFHIGDKLNVNWAIGDTQGDLDTDNTATKATVQWMSYSDQQGGDPKPIGTVGSDSYTIAAADADRYIGLKITPTTTTGDPNVAPLLELYDLSTNAGGGSDSDDIPEGPVFDDAVKVVIYEADTTTNLLGSATKLKTGTTYKVLLWKDSNGDGTYEAGEDVTSQYNYRWRFTGTSLQLGTAGGLVNPSQNNQDLVIPVTNADAKTAFDYTGNLTLGNDGVQGYGLSIDYQRK encoded by the coding sequence ATGCAACAGGGTAAAAGTAAAGGTCTGACTAAAGTTGCGTTGGCGCTGGCATTAGCAGGGTATTGTGCTGTGCCGGTAGCGATGGCGGACGATCAGGCGCGTAATAATCTTAGAGCGGGTCAGTGGCAATCTGTATCGGAATCTACGGGCACAATTCAGGGGACTGTTCCGTGGATCACACGTAGTTCAACGGAGGTGGCAGAAGCGGATAAAGCACATGTCACGATTACCATTGATCGTAATGGTCGTACTGCCACTGGAGATGCAGATAAGCAGTTCCATATTGGCGATAAATTGAACGTTAACTGGGCAATCGGTGATACTCAGGGAGACCTGGATACTGACAATACAGCGACAAAAGCCACTGTTCAATGGATGAGTTATAGCGATCAGCAAGGTGGTGATCCTAAACCTATCGGTACGGTCGGGAGCGATTCCTATACCATTGCGGCTGCTGATGCGGATCGTTATATCGGTTTAAAAATTACGCCAACGACCACGACGGGTGATCCCAACGTCGCACCTCTTCTTGAACTGTACGACTTGTCAACAAATGCCGGTGGTGGTTCAGATAGCGATGATATTCCTGAAGGTCCGGTATTTGACGATGCAGTCAAAGTGGTAATTTACGAAGCCGATACAACCACTAACCTGTTGGGCTCAGCCACCAAACTCAAAACAGGCACCACCTATAAAGTGTTGCTGTGGAAAGACAGTAACGGTGATGGCACTTACGAGGCGGGGGAAGACGTTACTTCGCAGTACAACTATCGCTGGCGCTTCACGGGAACCAGCCTTCAGTTGGGAACTGCTGGTGGCCTTGTCAACCCAAGCCAGAACAACCAGGATCTGGTTATTCCGGTTACCAACGCCGATGCGAAAACGGCATTCGACTACACAGGCAACCTTACTCTCGGCAACGATGGTGTCCAGGGTTATGGTCTGTCCATCGATTACCAACGCAAATAA
- the sinH gene encoding intimin-like inverse autotransporter SinH, translating into MLRWIRYFMLIFISGAAYAAPEINVKQSESSLPDLGSEAALQEEQNNKGKSLKERGANYVTESAQQGFENLTPEALESQARSYLQGQITSSAQSYIEGALSPYGKVRSTLSISQDGSLEGSSIDYFVPLYDSQKSVYFSQLSAQRKEERTIGNIGFGVRHNFDKWLLGGNIFYDYDFTRGHRRLGLGTEAWTDYLKFSGNYYHPLSDWKDSKDFDFYLERPARGWDVRAEAWLPSYPQLGGKIVFEQYYGDEVALFGTDNLEKDPFAVTLGVNYQPVPLLTVGTDYKAGTGDNSDLSVNATINYQFGVPLKDQLNSDNVKVAHSLMGSRHDFVERNNFIVLEYKEKDPLDVTLWLKADATNEHPECVIKDTPEEAIGLEKCKWTINALINHHYKIVAASWQAKNNAARTLVMPVVKANTITEGNNNHWNLILPAWQYSSDQVEQLKLNTWRVRLALEDGKGNRQNSGVVEITVQQDRKIELIVNNIADEPQENNHSHEASAQADGVDGVVLDLSITDSFGDDTDRNGNALPEDNLSPQLFDVNDQKVTLANKPCTTDIPCVFIAKQDKEKGTVTLSSTQPGIFRWKAKAAPYDDSNYVDITFLGDTVGTVNAFIYRINDPSPHNLIGKTDEHIPVDASYRFVLWHDKNKDGVFQQSEKLTDEEMTQYEYEWEFTGQSAHGETGAQANTQNEDLTIPATNLDAAKKFGAQVGDGVQGYGLRVVYSQR; encoded by the coding sequence ATGTTGCGATGGATACGCTATTTTATGTTAATTTTTATCTCTGGTGCTGCTTATGCGGCACCAGAGATAAATGTTAAGCAAAGTGAATCATCATTACCCGATTTGGGAAGCGAAGCTGCCTTACAGGAAGAACAAAATAACAAAGGTAAATCTCTTAAAGAGCGTGGTGCCAACTACGTCACCGAATCCGCCCAGCAGGGTTTTGAGAACCTGACCCCAGAAGCTCTGGAATCTCAAGCCAGAAGCTATCTGCAAGGGCAAATCACCTCATCTGCACAGTCTTATATTGAAGGCGCGCTTTCTCCATACGGTAAAGTCCGCTCGACGCTTTCTATTAGTCAGGATGGCTCGCTGGAAGGCAGTTCAATCGACTATTTTGTTCCTCTATATGATTCTCAAAAAAGTGTTTATTTCAGCCAGTTATCCGCCCAGCGTAAAGAAGAACGCACGATAGGTAATATTGGCTTCGGCGTTAGACATAATTTTGATAAATGGTTATTGGGTGGAAATATATTTTATGATTATGATTTCACTCGTGGACATCGTCGTTTAGGTTTAGGCACTGAAGCCTGGACAGATTATTTAAAGTTTTCCGGTAACTATTATCATCCGCTTTCTGACTGGAAAGATTCAAAAGATTTCGACTTCTATTTAGAACGACCTGCTCGTGGCTGGGATGTCCGGGCGGAAGCCTGGTTACCTTCTTATCCGCAGCTGGGGGGCAAAATTGTTTTCGAGCAATATTATGGTGATGAAGTGGCGCTCTTCGGCACCGATAATTTAGAAAAAGATCCCTTTGCAGTGACGCTCGGCGTGAACTATCAACCTGTTCCGTTACTGACGGTCGGGACGGACTATAAAGCAGGTACCGGAGATAACAGTGATCTTAGTGTTAACGCCACGATTAACTATCAGTTCGGTGTTCCGCTAAAAGATCAACTGAATAGCGATAACGTCAAAGTCGCTCACTCGCTGATGGGCAGCCGCCATGACTTCGTCGAACGTAATAACTTTATCGTCCTGGAATACAAAGAAAAAGACCCACTAGATGTCACCTTGTGGCTTAAAGCGGACGCCACCAATGAGCACCCGGAATGTGTGATTAAAGACACGCCAGAGGAAGCGATTGGCCTGGAAAAATGTAAATGGACCATCAACGCGCTGATCAACCACCATTACAAAATTGTCGCCGCCTCCTGGCAGGCAAAAAATAATGCCGCCCGTACGCTGGTGATGCCAGTAGTCAAAGCCAACACCATCACCGAGGGCAATAATAATCACTGGAATCTGATACTTCCCGCATGGCAATACAGCTCAGATCAGGTGGAGCAATTGAAACTGAATACCTGGCGAGTTCGGCTGGCGCTGGAAGATGGGAAAGGGAATCGGCAGAACTCTGGTGTAGTGGAGATTACTGTTCAACAGGATCGTAAAATCGAATTGATCGTCAACAATATTGCAGACGAACCGCAGGAAAATAATCATAGCCACGAAGCCAGCGCACAGGCTGATGGTGTTGATGGGGTTGTCCTGGATCTCAGTATCACTGATAGCTTCGGCGATGATACTGATCGTAATGGCAATGCCCTACCAGAAGATAACTTGTCACCACAGCTTTTCGACGTGAACGATCAAAAAGTGACGCTGGCTAATAAGCCCTGTACCACAGATATTCCCTGTGTGTTTATTGCCAAACAGGATAAAGAAAAAGGGACTGTCACACTTTCCAGTACACAGCCGGGAATTTTTCGCTGGAAGGCCAAAGCTGCCCCCTACGATGACAGTAACTATGTTGATATTACTTTCCTCGGTGACACTGTTGGCACAGTGAATGCTTTCATTTATCGCATCAATGATCCATCTCCCCATAATTTGATTGGGAAAACCGATGAACATATTCCGGTGGATGCTTCCTATCGCTTCGTGCTGTGGCACGACAAAAATAAAGACGGCGTGTTTCAACAATCGGAAAAATTAACCGATGAAGAGATGACGCAATACGAATATGAGTGGGAATTTACCGGCCAGAGTGCGCATGGTGAAACCGGAGCGCAAGCAAATACACAAAATGAAGATTTAACGATTCCAGCGACAAACCTGGATGCCGCAAAGAAATTTGGCGCCCAGGTTGGCGACGGCGTACAGGGGTATGGTCTACGCGTAGTGTATAGCCAAAGATAA
- a CDS encoding zinc ribbon domain-containing protein, which yields MELNCPVCQKPLERNGETAHCTTCDKDFTVQALCPDCHQPLQVLKACGAVDYFCQNGHGLISKKRVEFIVA from the coding sequence ATGGAACTCAACTGCCCAGTCTGCCAAAAACCTCTCGAACGCAATGGTGAGACGGCTCACTGCACAACTTGCGATAAAGATTTCACTGTTCAGGCGCTTTGCCCTGACTGTCACCAACCGTTACAGGTATTAAAAGCCTGCGGCGCGGTGGATTATTTCTGCCAGAATGGACACGGTTTAATTTCAAAAAAACGCGTTGAATTTATCGTTGCGTAA